The Cellulomonas sp. S1-8 genome has a window encoding:
- a CDS encoding bile acid:sodium symporter family protein, with amino-acid sequence MRAPAWLRWLDPLTVMIVAVLVLGLLVPVSDDVGALLDTVRTVAIVLLFFLYGARMPTREVVDGLRRFRLQGSMLAATFLLFPLLGLAVQLLPDAVLAPDLQRGLLYLSVLPSTVQSSVVMTSIARGNVAGAITGATISNVLGVLLTPLLVAVLLGATGAGLDGSAVTGILLQLLLPFVVGQCVQPWIGAWLRRHGPLTRVTDRSTILLVVFTSVSEAQAQGAWDDLTVGALAVLLVVCAVVLTVMLVVTWRGGAALGLDRGDRIALLMCGSKKSAATGLPMAAVLFAPAVAASVALPVIAFHQLQIVVCAVLARRLAASAPPDDPA; translated from the coding sequence ATGAGGGCACCGGCCTGGCTGCGGTGGCTCGACCCGCTGACGGTCATGATCGTGGCCGTCCTGGTCCTCGGGCTGCTGGTGCCCGTGTCCGACGACGTCGGCGCGCTGCTCGACACCGTGCGCACCGTCGCGATCGTGCTGCTGTTCTTCCTGTACGGCGCGCGGATGCCGACCCGGGAGGTCGTCGACGGGCTGCGGCGGTTCCGGCTGCAGGGGTCGATGCTCGCGGCCACGTTCCTGCTGTTCCCGCTGCTGGGCCTGGCGGTGCAGCTGCTGCCCGACGCGGTCCTCGCCCCCGACCTGCAGCGCGGGCTGCTGTACCTGTCGGTGCTGCCGTCGACCGTGCAGTCCTCCGTCGTGATGACGTCGATCGCCCGCGGCAACGTCGCGGGGGCCATCACGGGGGCGACGATCTCCAACGTGCTCGGCGTCCTGCTGACACCGTTGCTGGTCGCCGTGCTGCTGGGCGCGACGGGCGCGGGCCTCGACGGGAGCGCGGTGACGGGCATCCTGCTGCAGCTGCTGCTGCCGTTCGTCGTGGGGCAGTGCGTGCAGCCGTGGATCGGTGCGTGGCTGCGCCGCCACGGGCCGCTGACGCGCGTCACCGACCGCTCGACCATCCTGCTGGTGGTGTTCACGTCGGTGAGCGAGGCGCAGGCCCAGGGCGCGTGGGACGACCTGACCGTCGGGGCGCTCGCGGTGCTGCTCGTCGTGTGCGCCGTCGTCCTGACCGTGATGCTCGTCGTGACGTGGCGCGGGGGAGCGGCGCTGGGCCTCGACCGCGGGGACCGGATCGCGCTGCTGATGTGCGGGTCGAAGAAGTCGGCCGCGACGGGGCTGCCGATGGCGGCGGTGCTCTTCGCGCCCGCGGTGGCCGCGAGCGTGGCGCTGCCGGTCATCGCGTTCCACCAGCTGCAGATCGTGGTGTGCGCGGTGCTCGCCCGCCGGCTCGCGGCGTCGGCACCCCCCGACGACCCGGCCTGA
- a CDS encoding HD domain-containing protein — MAERARRAAVADTVGLGGRHVDPLWGTVTVLRPLEAALLRTWPVRRLGLVAHAGAVATVTTQTYSRLEHSLGLLGLAARMAEDDAVARAAALLHDVGHAPLSHTLEGIDGIDHHALGVERVHGLRDVLGEHGVDVDDVQATLDGRRACVIAPRPGLMTLDHLDSYVRSARAHGRPMPSPAALLRTLEVVDGAVRTTPASARVLDRLVAAEVAYHRSPLNVLAVGVVRQLVRRWDGVPDAAAVAAMTDGELVAALLAHPATRDDARRFLRDPLAWDVVLASAATSAPAGAELVEAARPYLVRTLVAGEPVPVDADPEPGPAHWVVRRD, encoded by the coding sequence GTGGCTGAGCGGGCACGGCGCGCGGCCGTCGCCGACACCGTCGGGCTCGGCGGGCGGCACGTCGACCCGCTGTGGGGCACGGTCACCGTGCTGCGTCCGCTCGAGGCCGCCCTGCTGCGGACGTGGCCGGTGCGTCGCCTCGGGCTCGTCGCGCACGCGGGCGCGGTCGCGACGGTCACGACGCAGACGTACTCCCGCCTCGAGCACTCGCTGGGGCTCCTGGGGCTCGCGGCCCGGATGGCCGAGGACGACGCCGTCGCCCGCGCGGCCGCCCTGCTGCACGACGTCGGGCACGCCCCGCTGAGCCACACGCTGGAGGGGATCGACGGGATCGACCACCATGCGCTGGGCGTCGAGCGGGTGCACGGGCTGCGGGACGTGCTGGGGGAGCACGGCGTGGACGTCGACGACGTCCAGGCGACCCTCGACGGCCGACGAGCCTGCGTGATCGCGCCGCGGCCGGGGCTGATGACGCTGGACCACCTCGACTCCTACGTGCGCAGCGCACGCGCGCACGGCCGGCCGATGCCGTCACCCGCGGCGCTGCTGCGGACCCTGGAGGTCGTCGACGGGGCCGTGCGCACGACGCCGGCGAGCGCCCGCGTGCTCGACCGGCTGGTCGCAGCCGAGGTCGCGTACCACCGCTCGCCCCTGAACGTCCTGGCCGTGGGCGTCGTCCGGCAGCTCGTGCGCCGGTGGGACGGCGTCCCGGACGCGGCCGCCGTCGCCGCGATGACCGACGGCGAGCTGGTGGCGGCACTCCTCGCGCACCCCGCCACGCGCGACGACGCACGACGGTTCCTGCGGGACCCGCTGGCGTGGGACGTCGTGCTCGCGTCCGCCGCCACGTCCGCGCCGGCGGGTGCGGAGCTCGTCGAGGCCGCCCGTCCGTACCTGGTGCGGACGCTCGTGGCGGGGGAGCCCGTCCCCGTCGACGCGGACCCCGAGCCCGGCCCCGCCCACTGGGTGGTGCGACGCGACTGA
- a CDS encoding formyltransferase family protein, with protein sequence MSAEADPTRLYVLGVTALTARCVDLVRTTGCAQLQAVVAPSAAQPDVDPALVRAAEAAGVPVIAVDDLDGPVEAAAVAIGYPRILPQRTLDLFASGVMNLHLAPLPWYRGALTSLSFAVLRGEDEFGVTLHRMDAGIDTGDVLARRDFPLPHDRTVAQLMPLLLDEAYELFREAFPRALAGEITATPQALWPGYEQSRSVLYTRDALDGMQELASLDDVELVDRTVRALSWRPGSEPYVRAANGNRLVVTLGQDDGPAADG encoded by the coding sequence ATGAGCGCCGAGGCGGACCCGACCCGCCTGTACGTGCTCGGGGTGACCGCGCTGACGGCGCGCTGCGTGGACCTCGTCCGGACGACCGGGTGCGCGCAGCTGCAGGCCGTGGTGGCGCCGTCGGCCGCGCAGCCCGACGTCGACCCCGCCCTGGTGCGCGCGGCGGAGGCGGCGGGCGTCCCGGTGATCGCCGTCGACGACCTGGACGGCCCCGTCGAGGCCGCGGCGGTGGCGATCGGGTACCCCCGCATCCTGCCGCAGCGGACGCTGGACCTCTTCGCCTCCGGCGTGATGAACCTGCACCTCGCGCCCCTGCCCTGGTACCGGGGGGCGCTGACCTCGCTGTCGTTCGCGGTGCTGCGCGGCGAGGACGAGTTCGGTGTCACCCTGCACCGCATGGACGCCGGCATCGACACCGGGGACGTCCTCGCCCGCCGCGACTTCCCGCTGCCGCACGACCGCACGGTCGCCCAGCTGATGCCGCTGCTGCTCGACGAGGCGTACGAGCTGTTCCGGGAGGCGTTCCCCCGCGCGCTCGCGGGGGAGATCACGGCGACGCCGCAGGCGCTGTGGCCCGGGTACGAGCAGTCCCGGTCGGTCCTCTACACGCGTGACGCGCTGGACGGCATGCAGGAGCTGGCCTCGCTCGACGACGTCGAGCTGGTCGACCGGACCGTGCGGGCGCTGTCCTGGCGGCCGGGGTCCGAGCCGTACGTCCGCGCCGCGAACGGCAACCGGCTCGTGGTCACCCTGGGCCAGGACGACGGGCCCGCGGCCGACGGCTGA
- a CDS encoding aminotransferase class I/II-fold pyridoxal phosphate-dependent enzyme: MRSNELALVGGEPAVTTPHPHEPWPPAPLPGELERLARQRTDDIGIRGNAGPIGELEREFRDHLTPGRTHSIAYNSGTSAMLAAMMAVGVGPGDEVIAPVLTYHAAVSPARALGAGVRFADVELGSRCLDPAAVRAAITPRTRAVVVVHQWGRAAALREILAVAAEHGLAVIEDCSHAHGSRYDGRPVGTWGDVAIFSLQANKAVYAGEGGILVTDDDGIADRAILAGHYRDRARADVRDAGLRAFWESGYGLKLRMSPFNAIVALESLRRFDDLARQRQDALGHLNDALVASSTVVPVEVPDRRDMGAWYGYKPYLSDAGVAVGRDRVVEALRAEGVEVDAPSGRLLARLPLFAADDAPWRAAAGDEPSPMPDEEVAERFPRGCFLEANALSLPTFYRWPDDRGVVEQYLDAFAKVDAHLDRLAAVPAGAAAGARPPAPRDAASHGR; encoded by the coding sequence GTGCGGAGCAACGAGCTCGCCCTCGTCGGCGGGGAGCCTGCCGTCACCACGCCCCACCCCCACGAGCCCTGGCCGCCGGCGCCCCTGCCCGGGGAGCTGGAGCGCCTGGCCCGGCAGCGGACCGACGACATCGGCATCCGCGGCAACGCCGGGCCCATCGGTGAGCTGGAGCGGGAGTTCCGCGACCACCTGACGCCCGGGAGGACGCACAGCATCGCCTACAACTCGGGGACGTCCGCGATGCTCGCGGCGATGATGGCCGTCGGCGTCGGACCGGGCGACGAGGTCATCGCGCCGGTCCTGACCTACCACGCAGCCGTGAGCCCGGCCCGTGCGCTGGGGGCGGGCGTCCGCTTCGCCGACGTCGAGCTGGGGTCGCGGTGCCTGGACCCGGCGGCGGTCCGCGCCGCGATCACCCCGCGGACGCGGGCGGTCGTCGTGGTGCACCAGTGGGGGCGCGCGGCGGCGCTGCGCGAGATCCTCGCCGTCGCCGCCGAGCACGGCCTGGCCGTCATCGAGGACTGCTCGCACGCGCACGGCAGCCGCTACGACGGACGTCCGGTCGGCACGTGGGGCGACGTCGCGATCTTCTCGTTGCAGGCGAACAAGGCGGTGTACGCGGGGGAGGGCGGGATCCTCGTCACCGACGACGACGGGATCGCGGACCGCGCGATCCTGGCCGGGCACTACCGGGACCGTGCCAGGGCGGACGTCCGCGACGCGGGCCTGCGCGCGTTCTGGGAGTCCGGGTACGGGCTCAAGCTGCGGATGTCGCCGTTCAACGCCATCGTCGCCCTGGAGTCGCTGCGCCGCTTCGACGACCTGGCCCGGCAGCGTCAGGACGCGCTCGGCCACCTCAACGACGCGCTCGTCGCGTCGTCGACCGTCGTCCCTGTCGAGGTGCCCGACCGGCGCGACATGGGCGCCTGGTACGGGTACAAGCCGTACCTCAGCGACGCGGGCGTCGCGGTCGGTCGGGACCGTGTCGTCGAGGCGCTGCGCGCGGAGGGTGTGGAGGTCGACGCCCCGTCGGGCCGCCTGCTGGCCCGGCTGCCGCTGTTCGCCGCCGACGACGCCCCCTGGCGTGCCGCCGCCGGGGACGAGCCGTCGCCGATGCCCGACGAGGAGGTCGCGGAGCGCTTCCCGCGCGGGTGCTTCCTCGAGGCGAACGCGCTCTCGCTGCCCACCTTCTACCGGTGGCCGGACGACCGGGGGGTTGTCGAGCAGTACCTCGACGCGTTCGCGAAGGTCGACGCCCATCTCGACCGGCTCGCGGCGGTGCCGGCCGGTGCCGCGGCGGGTGCGCGCCCGCCCGCCCCTCGCGACGCCGCGAGCCACGGCCGATGA
- a CDS encoding Gfo/Idh/MocA family protein, whose translation MLSSPTTMACIGYRGHQGSEYVQALDTLTGVRLTGLVDPADGGLPRLLRHSPRLFDRVDDLLADHVPDVVLVTLPHGQHYEVIRQCVEAGSHVLIEKPLVPDVESATSLLELAERSGRSIVTLTQRPIRPEFRYLRHVLDTIGEPYWAEWCYSMAFAAPTSGWRSEWEHARGGVLLDMGYHALDVLTDVFGPAEVLGASKHFRYPGSREQDLEDLVSASLEFGDGQVGCHLFVARHAHEKRETFEVHGTLGVATVDVRAAHVTVHAEDGRLLDEYQGPERCTDSPAVVLSSFLDVARDPERALSHLRHHIAVVRTCEEIYQSAAHTPSAVAPA comes from the coding sequence ATGCTGTCGTCACCGACGACGATGGCCTGCATCGGGTACCGGGGTCACCAGGGCTCCGAGTACGTGCAGGCCCTCGACACGCTCACGGGCGTGCGCCTGACCGGTCTCGTCGACCCGGCGGACGGGGGCCTGCCGCGCCTGCTGCGGCACTCTCCCCGCCTCTTCGACCGCGTCGACGACCTGCTGGCCGACCACGTGCCCGACGTCGTCCTGGTGACGCTCCCGCACGGGCAGCACTACGAGGTGATCCGGCAGTGCGTCGAGGCCGGGTCGCACGTGCTGATCGAGAAGCCGCTGGTGCCCGACGTCGAGTCCGCGACGTCCCTGCTGGAGCTCGCCGAGCGCAGCGGCAGGAGCATCGTGACGCTCACGCAGCGGCCGATCCGCCCGGAGTTCCGCTACCTGCGCCACGTGCTGGACACGATCGGCGAGCCGTACTGGGCGGAGTGGTGCTACAGCATGGCGTTCGCCGCACCGACCAGCGGGTGGCGCTCCGAGTGGGAGCACGCGCGGGGTGGCGTGCTCCTCGACATGGGGTACCACGCGCTCGACGTGCTCACCGACGTCTTCGGGCCGGCCGAGGTGCTGGGGGCCAGCAAGCACTTCCGCTACCCCGGCTCGCGCGAGCAGGACCTCGAGGACCTCGTGTCGGCCTCGCTGGAGTTCGGGGACGGCCAGGTCGGCTGCCACCTGTTCGTCGCCCGGCACGCGCACGAGAAGCGCGAGACGTTCGAGGTGCACGGCACCCTCGGTGTCGCGACGGTCGACGTCCGTGCCGCGCACGTCACCGTGCACGCGGAGGACGGCCGTCTGCTCGACGAGTACCAGGGCCCCGAGCGGTGCACCGACTCGCCGGCCGTCGTCCTCAGCTCGTTCCTCGACGTGGCCCGCGACCCCGAGCGCGCGTTGTCGCACCTGCGGCACCACATCGCCGTCGTGCGCACCTGCGAGGAGATCTACCAGTCCGCGGCCCACACCCCGTCCGCGGTTGCCCCGGCGTAG
- a CDS encoding NUDIX domain-containing protein: protein MTDGVTHVAALVVIDGALLIQRRAATRRFLPSAWDVVGGAVEPSESLEDALRREVREETGLEVVGIGPWVCDVRFDEDGLARRERGAITYVAAGLPRPEPGKADALALVTRLEAFVEDNRSRGYGDHLARTAGAGLAWLAAASSG from the coding sequence GTGACCGACGGCGTCACGCACGTCGCCGCCCTCGTGGTGATCGACGGCGCGCTGCTCATCCAACGACGGGCCGCGACCCGCCGCTTCCTGCCGTCCGCCTGGGACGTCGTCGGCGGTGCGGTCGAGCCGTCGGAGAGCCTGGAGGACGCCCTGCGGCGCGAGGTCCGGGAGGAGACGGGGCTGGAGGTCGTGGGCATCGGGCCGTGGGTGTGCGACGTGCGGTTCGACGAGGACGGGCTCGCGCGCCGCGAGCGCGGTGCGATCACCTACGTCGCCGCGGGCCTGCCCCGCCCCGAGCCGGGCAAGGCAGACGCGCTCGCCCTGGTCACGCGGTTGGAGGCGTTCGTCGAGGACAACCGGAGCCGCGGCTACGGGGACCACCTCGCGCGCACCGCCGGGGCCGGTCTCGCGTGGCTCGCGGCGGCGTCGAGCGGCTAG
- a CDS encoding RCC1 domain-containing protein, which produces MTGARTTTRARAALAAAVTLGVALALTALATGPTSARWTDEVHARGLVAVVIPVAAVTEVTTGDSYACAVVEGRGWCWGNGQGGVLGDGTATSRMTPVAVGDGTDAMAGLTVTDIDASTRLTCAVAGARAFCWGASNLGDYDTFSPWMAGQQNAPVAVYDGTPATDPGPYAYDSPLAGVAVQDIDAGEWLSCAVGLPGTGACWGVVTGLSWPVPGPNPAWRDNAPIRIPTVGQDPLSQLPDGSALTRVSADFETGCVLAAGTGYCWGMNAEGQVGNGLTGVPEPAPHLVSAGQMGQGGVTDIAVAVFHACAASGGSAYCWGLRSSGAIGDGGGPNGSQTTPSAVLLPGGTTVTDVSTGGGSSCALTSDGEIWCWGSNSDGQLGSTSVPPGTTSELPVLVDRALMPPGVTFTAVSIGTRHTCAIGTDDQVYCWGLGTALGYVGASSTNRPQVPVTAAWAP; this is translated from the coding sequence GTGACGGGCGCGCGGACGACGACGCGTGCGCGGGCCGCTCTCGCGGCGGCGGTCACGCTCGGTGTCGCGCTCGCGCTGACCGCCCTGGCCACCGGTCCGACGTCCGCCCGCTGGACGGACGAGGTCCACGCCCGCGGCCTGGTGGCGGTCGTCATCCCCGTGGCCGCGGTCACGGAGGTGACCACGGGGGACTCCTACGCCTGCGCGGTCGTCGAGGGGCGGGGGTGGTGCTGGGGCAACGGCCAGGGCGGCGTGCTCGGCGACGGGACCGCCACGTCGCGCATGACGCCCGTCGCCGTGGGCGACGGGACCGACGCGATGGCGGGGCTCACGGTCACCGACATCGACGCGTCCACCCGGCTGACCTGCGCGGTCGCGGGCGCGCGTGCGTTCTGCTGGGGTGCGAGCAACCTCGGCGACTACGACACCTTCAGCCCGTGGATGGCCGGTCAGCAGAACGCCCCCGTCGCCGTGTACGACGGCACGCCCGCCACGGACCCCGGACCGTACGCCTACGACTCCCCGCTGGCCGGCGTGGCGGTGCAGGACATCGACGCCGGCGAGTGGCTGAGCTGCGCCGTGGGCCTGCCGGGCACGGGCGCCTGCTGGGGCGTGGTCACGGGACTCTCGTGGCCCGTGCCCGGCCCGAACCCGGCGTGGCGGGACAACGCGCCGATCCGCATCCCGACCGTCGGGCAGGACCCGCTCAGCCAGCTCCCGGACGGGTCGGCCCTCACCCGTGTGTCGGCCGACTTCGAGACCGGGTGCGTGCTCGCCGCCGGCACCGGGTACTGCTGGGGCATGAACGCCGAGGGCCAGGTCGGCAACGGGCTGACGGGCGTCCCGGAGCCGGCGCCGCACCTCGTCTCCGCCGGCCAGATGGGCCAGGGCGGCGTCACCGACATCGCGGTCGCGGTGTTCCACGCCTGCGCGGCGTCCGGCGGGTCCGCGTACTGCTGGGGGCTGCGCTCGTCCGGGGCGATCGGCGACGGCGGCGGGCCCAACGGGTCGCAGACCACCCCGTCCGCCGTCCTGCTGCCCGGCGGCACCACGGTCACGGACGTCTCCACGGGGGGCGGCTCCTCGTGCGCGCTGACGTCGGACGGCGAGATCTGGTGCTGGGGCTCCAACAGCGACGGGCAGCTCGGCTCGACGAGCGTCCCCCCGGGCACGACCAGCGAGCTGCCGGTGCTCGTCGACCGCGCCCTGATGCCCCCGGGTGTCACGTTCACCGCGGTGAGCATCGGCACCCGCCACACCTGCGCGATCGGCACCGACGACCAGGTGTACTGCTGGGGCCTCGGGACCGCGCTCGGGTACGTCGGGGCGTCGAGCACCAACCGCCCCCAGGTGCCCGTGACCGCGGCCTGGGCGCCGTGA
- a CDS encoding signal peptidase I translates to MSALRRLGDALLSVAAAAGVVGLALFVAVQAGAVQSLVVTSGSMRPAYDVGDVILAREVRATALDVGDVATLDDGTGRLVTHRVVAVEPGAGPGVVTVGMQGDANASADAAPYVVDSALVPLLRVPAVGPVVAAVQRPTVYVPGLVAVLALVLVALLPSGRPDAGDGTAEGAAVVGDLQRLDGRRPS, encoded by the coding sequence GTGAGCGCGCTGCGCCGGCTCGGGGACGCGCTGCTGAGCGTCGCGGCCGCGGCGGGCGTCGTCGGGCTGGCCCTGTTCGTCGCGGTGCAGGCCGGCGCCGTGCAGTCGCTCGTGGTGACGTCGGGGTCGATGCGCCCCGCGTACGACGTGGGCGACGTGATCCTCGCGCGGGAGGTGCGGGCCACCGCGTTGGACGTCGGGGACGTAGCGACGCTCGACGACGGCACCGGGCGGCTCGTCACGCACCGGGTCGTGGCCGTCGAGCCGGGTGCGGGCCCCGGGGTCGTGACCGTGGGCATGCAGGGCGACGCCAACGCGTCCGCCGACGCCGCGCCGTACGTCGTGGACTCCGCCCTCGTGCCGCTGCTGCGGGTGCCGGCGGTCGGGCCGGTGGTGGCCGCCGTGCAGCGGCCCACGGTGTACGTGCCCGGGCTGGTCGCGGTCCTCGCGCTCGTCCTGGTCGCGCTGCTGCCGAGCGGCCGGCCCGACGCGGGTGACGGCACGGCGGAGGGCGCAGCGGTCGTCGGCGACCTGCAGCGCCTGGACGGGCGTCGGCCGTCCTGA
- a CDS encoding glycoside hydrolase family 27 protein has translation MRATPPMGWNSWDCYGTTVTEAEVLANAAFMAEHLLPYGWDTVVVDIDWSDPTARSHGYNADAPLAMDAHGRLLPDPGRFPSAADGAGFGPLAARVHALGLRFGIHTMRGIPRRAVEAGTPVLGTDVRAADVADRANVCEWNPDMVGLDHTHPGAQAYYDSTLDLYAGWGVDFLKSDDMLWPYQAQDIEAYARAIARTGRDIELSLSPGRDLSLTRLAHLREHATMWRICDDLWDDWDQVVANFARFARWAPHASPAGWPDGDMLPLGRIGLRAERGEPRDDRLTPAERVSLMTLWLIARSPLMIGGDLPTTDPATIALFTHADALAVLRSSGNREVFREGGLVVWSAQGDGGEQYVAVFNLDDAPRSVTLDAADTGLPAVLDGELREVWTGEAVGTFRARAGDPAARGVAPGSTAVPLTLAPHGAALLRHVADRPGRADGLR, from the coding sequence ATGCGCGCGACGCCCCCGATGGGCTGGAACAGCTGGGACTGCTACGGCACCACGGTCACCGAGGCCGAGGTGCTGGCCAACGCCGCGTTCATGGCCGAGCACCTGCTGCCCTACGGCTGGGACACCGTGGTCGTCGACATCGACTGGTCCGACCCGACGGCCCGCTCGCACGGCTACAACGCCGACGCCCCGCTCGCGATGGACGCGCACGGCCGCCTGCTGCCGGACCCCGGGCGGTTCCCCAGCGCCGCCGACGGCGCCGGGTTCGGCCCGCTGGCCGCGCGCGTCCACGCCCTCGGCCTGCGCTTCGGCATCCACACGATGCGCGGCATCCCCCGCCGGGCCGTCGAGGCCGGCACCCCGGTGCTCGGGACGGACGTGCGCGCGGCCGACGTCGCCGACCGGGCCAACGTCTGCGAGTGGAACCCCGACATGGTCGGGCTCGACCACACCCACCCCGGTGCGCAGGCGTACTACGACTCGACGCTCGACCTGTACGCCGGCTGGGGCGTGGACTTCCTCAAGTCCGACGACATGCTCTGGCCGTACCAGGCGCAGGACATCGAGGCGTACGCCCGCGCGATCGCCCGCACCGGCCGGGACATCGAGCTGAGCCTGTCCCCCGGCCGCGACCTGTCCCTCACGCGCCTGGCGCACCTGCGGGAGCACGCGACGATGTGGCGCATCTGCGACGACCTGTGGGACGACTGGGACCAGGTCGTCGCCAACTTCGCGCGCTTCGCCCGCTGGGCGCCGCACGCGTCACCCGCCGGGTGGCCCGACGGGGACATGCTCCCGCTCGGCCGCATCGGCCTGCGCGCCGAGCGCGGCGAGCCCCGCGACGACCGCCTCACGCCCGCCGAGCGGGTGTCCCTCATGACGCTGTGGCTGATCGCCCGCTCCCCGCTCATGATCGGCGGGGACCTGCCCACGACCGACCCCGCGACGATCGCCCTGTTCACGCACGCCGACGCGCTCGCCGTGCTGCGGTCGTCGGGCAACCGCGAGGTGTTCCGCGAGGGCGGGCTGGTGGTGTGGTCGGCGCAGGGCGACGGCGGGGAGCAGTACGTCGCGGTGTTCAACCTCGACGACGCCCCGCGGTCCGTCACGCTCGACGCCGCGGACACCGGGCTGCCCGCGGTGCTCGACGGCGAGCTGCGCGAGGTCTGGACCGGGGAGGCCGTCGGGACGTTCCGGGCCCGGGCCGGGGACCCGGCCGCGCGCGGCGTGGCACCGGGCAGCACGGCCGTGCCGCTCACGCTCGCGCCGCACGGCGCCGCGCTCCTGCGGCACGTCGCGGACCGGCCCGGCCGCGCCGACGGCCTACGCTGA